The nucleotide window GAAAGACCATCCATAGCTCTTCTGTAAAATGAGTCTGTTAGCAAAGTTTACCTGAAAACAAAGGCAAGATGGcttcagctttctgaaaaattttagTCAACCAAGGAGTTGCTCTGCAGCCCCCTGTGCTCACCAGAAGCTTTGcaaaagaacaaatgaaattttGGTTGAAGCATCGAAGATGTCTAAATACACTTACATCTTGTTCTCATATTTTGGTTCTGCTCTGACTTGCACAGAAACACAGGTCTAACACTTTTATGCAGAATTAAAATTGCTTAGacttttgctgcatttttgaagtgatttaattttgttttgaagcattttctgGTGTGTGCAGAGTTTACTAACACTATCCTGACCTTGGAGATGTGGGATATTTTACAGTGTGCAGTGGCATTTATGTACCCCACCTGGTTCCAATAAATAGGTTAATTTCCACAAATTAAAGGCCAGGTTTCAAACATTCCAAGGTGATACAATAATTCTGTATCAACCTTTAGGATTCACAACTGGGGCAGATGACTGGGCAGTCCTTTGTCAGCTGCAAATCCACAACTTctacacaatttttttcatgtaaaatggTAGAAGTGTTTGGAAAAGAAAGTCAGGTTTCTAGTTtcacaaaacaccaaaaccctGAATACATGGGACAAATAATGACTGACAGATTTATGAtaaagaaattacttaaaattttaGACTGTACTCCTTGCACATCCCAAATTAGTGTCTTATCAAAGTATCTCCTGGAGCAAGGGTACCTTAAATGACAGAATGTACAATACAAACCCCTTACTGTTAGTACAGAGTTAATAGTCAGACATTGGAATAGGATTCAGGAATATCCAACTGTAGATGCTAGacaaagaatttattttggttttcaaaatCAAATCATGGCTCATCTGGATTTGGATTTCACTTCATACAAACGTCCACTAGGTATTTGGTGCCAGCTTTGGTTCTTCAATATAACTCTTTAAAAGCCAGTGGTCTTGAAGTTCCCCTTTCATTTGGCCTGAATGAATGTAATTTAATTGCTACTAAATTACATATTAATCATTATTTTACCTGTTTATATAAATCAGACAAGAATAAGATCTTATGGCCttaaaataaactgaagaaCCACACACCACGTGATTAAAATAAGCAAGAGATACAAACCTGGCAATGACAAGAAAGCacactgatttaaaatattgttctaACAATTACCTTGGTTGTTCAAAGAACAGTGTGCACAGGTTATGGTTAGTAGCTAAACTGCAATTTAACTTAAGTTTCCAGAGGCTGATTCCAAATTATTctttattctggtttttaagTGAAGTGTCTGAAGTTACTTCTGCTATGTGTTCTCATTCTTGGGTAATCTTTCCAAAGGATATGACTCACTTCTCCATTATTTGTAAAGAAtatggaaaaaagtaaaatattattattttgtggGCATTTGGAAAtggatgtaaaaaaaaaaaaggtgggatGTTGATCATTGTGAGTCATTTcttgggaagaagggaagaacaAACACTAGCTGCTGTCTTACTGCTGTGAAAGCCAAGGACTTAGTGCTGACTCAAGCAGTAGATATTGATGGCTGCAGAGCACAAAGGAGATCTTGCAGCAGGATTAAAGAGGGAAACTTTTCCTCTTTATGTGATAAGGAGTTAGAGGGAGCGCCCTGTGTTGATTTCTTGGAAGgtcttttttgtttaaacaacCTTCTGGTTTAAACACCTTGGCCAGTTAGAATTATATCGTGCAAACAGTTGCTGAGTCTCCTTCTGAATTTCCAGAAATCCTGGCAAATCTTCAGATACATAATGAAGTGCAAGACTGAATTCCATGGCACTGAGGGAGCTACCCCAGTAACTCACGGTGCAATCCTCTGCTGGCTCTGAGCATCTCTTCCTGGTTGGTGCACATATTGGTATACACAAAACTCAAGTGATCCTTTATAACCCATTTGCATACTGATCAACTAAtagaaaaaaccctcttttgataccaaaactgatttttcaaagTGATTTTGTGTCACTGTGGCCTTTGTgtactttatttctttactgGGAAGTACTCACTTACTTATGTGTGTAACTACACAAAACACCTACAAAGCACACCCAACACAAAACCAGTGTATTTTATAATCATGGGGATTTTATGAGTAGAGGTTCTCATGAAGAAACAATTATAATTTGCATTGTCATTCCAACTTCCAATGAATATTTCTAAATTATAGTTTTATTAGTGCTAATAAAAATAGTACCTGCTTTGTGATCTTTATCTGAGTTTATTCATTGTTATTTCTAAGTTACAAGCAGAAGCTCTGAAGCAGAGTTAACAGCTTGGATGCCATAGATTCAattaagtaaaattaaaatgttcacaCTTTACCAAAATGATTTTGGATTTGTACATAAATAGCACAAATGATCAACAGTCCAACAGTCCACTACAGGATGTTTCCTTAGGAATGCAGATGCATCTATGTGCCTAACTCTTTATTTCATAATGTCACTCAGAAGGCTCACATGGTCACTTCATATTACAGACAGTTCCTTTGCAGCTTTGGATTTGATAATCATGTTCAAGTGCCAGCCCTGGAACACCTGATCTCCAGCCAATAAATCCCTGGGTAGTTTTAGGTACTGGAGGAGATGGAAGCACCTAAAATCAAAGTAACATGTAAAATTGAATTATGAAGAGGTTTTTGATTGCAGTTTCTGTCATGCAACATTGTCTTGTGTGCTATAGTGTtctaaaaccaaaaatcaaatcATTGTTTAGTAGTGTATGgtggaattctttttttttttctttttttttttttaagtttggtTCAATACTAAGGGCTCTAATTGCTTTATGTTATTAGGAGAAgaattttatcattattatgTATGGAAAAAGACTAAAGCTGAAGATAATCATCATAATCATCTTTAAAACTAATTAACTGCTGTAAACAGGAGAAATAGTGCTTTCTCCTTGCTGTAATATATTTGGTAGCAATGCAGCTATggaataataattttaagttCAAATGCCAAAGATACTACCAACCAAGTTGGCTTTTGCATCAAGAATTACTTATTCTTTCTACCTTCTCTCTACTTTAAAAGATGGGTGAGTTAATCTGCAACTAATTTAgctaaaaaggaaacaaaacaaaagccaacaGACTCTGTTCAGTGACTGCTGTGCTTACTTTGGCTGAATCATCTCAATTGGGCACGTTCTATCATTTCAGCATCTGGGGACTTAGCAGAGAAATACACAGCAAGAGAACAATGTTTCAGTTCTCTTGCCAGAGTTGCTTCACTTTGTTCCTTGGCCAAGATTAGAAAATGTTTATGATATTTAGGTGGAGCAGTTCCttagaaaagataatttttatggCCAAAAGTGCCACCCACTGAGCGGGATAATGAAGGAAATCATGTCCCACTTTCAGTCTGGGGGAGGGGACGATGCAGAAGCTTTTATTAGTCTAACCTAGAGAGAACAGATTTGACTGTTACCACAGGGTAAATGTGCAGAAAGACACACAGTTCTGAAAAGGATGCATGAAACTTCACTCTGAATATGTAAAGGGTGACCTAAGTCACAGCTAACCCTTCTCTTCCTCCGAGTTCTGAGGTGAAATGGAAACTGTTCCAATGTGCACCAGGCTCTGCACACTTGAGGAGCAGCTGGTAACTGCAGGGTTTGTTAATGCACCAACACCCTCACGGGGCTGAGACTCGACTGAAACCGCAACTTGACTGAGATTGGAGGTTTTGGACAAAACTGAAGAACAAGTAGCACTAATGACAGAAATTATgccatttcatttctttgccACACTGAGCACTAgctcttaattttaatttaatctcaGTAAAAGCTTTTACTACTTCCTCACGTTATCTCTTCACCCTTGGAATCCTTTGAAAGAAAGCTAGTTCAGCAAGTAAGATTTCCAATCTCTCTTATCTTCCTAATCTTCTCTAAGTGAACTAACCTTCCTTTTCGTTAGCATATTCTGCTTCCCCTTTTGTGAGTACGTTCCTCTCCCAGTGTCACTGCTTTAGCTGCATGTGGAGTTACCCTGTTCATTGGTGATCCTGACACACCATGTTTATAAATTAAACCATCAGTCACATTCTACTCTCCAGCTGTTTGACAGCTTTAAGACTCTGAATGTACatataaatcaaataaaacaaaataattatgaCTTGGCGTATTAGAACTGGCTTCTTATTAATTTGTGCTACTGAAGAGGACAGTGGCATTATCTCTGCCAAAAAGCACACTCTTAAATAAAGGTAGAAAAATTACGACCATATCCTAAGGGCAATTCCTTGTCttaaacaaatgcttttaaagcatAGCTTGGGTTGCAAACTCTTTGACCATTAGTTAAAGATCCCCTTCTGTAAGAAAACTGGGGTTTAGGGCTTGTGTGGTTTCTTAAGACAGATGTTGCTGtattgcaattttaaaatgattttctaaccttaatgtatttttccacaGGTGTCACAGGTCGAACCTGCAGGTGATCTGGAAGCTGTATCTTGGGCTTtgcatcttctttcttttcatctccAATCAACTAAAACCCAAACATAATTAAAAACTGGACTCTTCATCTTTTGAAATATACTGTAATATGAGATAGCCACATGATTCCCCTCATTGTTGCATCTGAATTTCCCGTTCTTTCCACATCAAGCAGGGCTActtatttcagtgctttggaaattactggatttttttgtttcgGAGGACATGCAAACTACACTTATAACTATGTAGGGCTGCATCAGTCCTGTTCTTCAGCAATGAAATACTGTGATTCCAAATGTAACATCATTTGCTACTGTATTCTAATATCTAAACATCACTGAGAAGAGACATcactccaaatatttttgttggttGTAGATTCCCTCACTGACAATTTAATTAGCTGGAACCTTTTCccctaaatttttaaaataccatatGGAGAGACAAaggggaaatattttcctgtcaGTATGCATCTAGTACTTGTTAGCACTATTAGGAGTCATGCTTCtcaagagaaatatttcagaatatgCACAGCATATAAATTACCACTTGATGTATTTTAgtcagaagaaaactgaatatTTGAACCATCTCAAAAGTAGTGCAGTTGCCACCTCGGATGCCAGCTTAGTAAAGCATACTCACTACATTTCTAGTCTTCTGTGCTCTCATAACTTTGTGTCCAGATAAAGCTGTGCACAAGCAGATTTCATGTTGCTTATACGCCATTCAATTTTACCTCCTCAAGAGGTGTTTTCAAAAATCCCCATTTGTCAGCCCATCTTTTTGCAGCGTCTCCTTCACTTTCAACAcgttttttcctgaaacaaacaGACAAATACTTAAGATTACTTTGAAAACTTtagttaaaaaaccccccaacacaCCAACCCAACTATTGATGtcacaaagcacagcactttAGCAGGAATCTTTAAATTTCCACCTCAAAACAGCAAGTTTATGTACAAATTATCATTGTCTGACTCAGAACTAATGGGAAAATACCTCCCAAAGGTTTGAAACAGCGCGTATGAACGCACTGCCTTTAAATTATGTTTGTTAAGAAGCGGAGGAGGTTGAAAAGTAAGCACCAATGTGCTTTCAACATACTTCCATTTACTGTGTTGACTGACGAGATGCCCCGTCCCCACACcgggtggggaaggaggggagcgCTGGAGCCAGCTCTAAAAGCCCTGACTTTTTCACCAAGGCACGCTTTACCCAGCGCACTTTAAACACACGAGAACTTTCAGCGCGGAGCTGCGGGGCAGCCCAGGGCGGGAGGGGAAGGtggaggggagcagcagcagagcagcagcggCTGCCGGAGCCGGACGGGGCTGTTACCAGTTGTCGTCCTGCGCTATGAAGTTGCAGGCCTCCATCAGGCCGAAGCCGCGGCGCCTCAGCTCCGGGGGGAGCAGGAATTCGCCGCGACCGCCCGGGCGTTGCGGGGCAAcggcggcgggaggggcgggaGCCCGTGTGGGAGCGGCGGGAGCCCGTGTGGGAGGGACGGGAGCCCGTGTGGGAGGGACGGGAGCCCGTGTGGGAGGAGCCGGAGCCCGTGTGGGAGGGACGGGAGCCCGTGTGGGAGGAGCCGGAGCCCGTGTGGGAGGGACGGGAGCCCGTGTGGGAGCGGCGGGAGCCCGTGTGGGAGGGACGGGAGCCCGTGTGGGAGCGGCGGGAGCCCGTGCGGGAGGGGCGGGAGCCCGTGTGGGAGCGGCGGGAGCCCGTGTGGGAGGGGCCGGAGCCCgtgcgggagcggcgggagcccGTGCGGGAGGGGCGGGAGCCCGTGTGGGAGCGGCGGGAGCCCGTGCGGGAGGGGCGGGAGCCCGTGCGGGAGGGGCGGGAGCCCgtgcgggagcggcgggagcccGTGCGGGAGGGACGGGAGCCCgtgcgggagcggcgggagcccGTGCGGGAGGGACGGGAGCCCGTGCGGGAGGAGCGGGAGCCCGTGCGGGAGGGACGGGAGCCCGTGTGGGAGGAGCCGGAGCCCGTGTGGGAGGGACGGGAGCCCGTGCGGGAGGGACGGGAGCCCGTGCGGGAGGGACGGGAGCCCGTGTGGGAGGGGCGGGAGCCCGTGTGGGAGCGGCGGGAGCCCGTGTGGGAGGGACGGGAGCCCGTGTGGGAGGGGCGGGAGCCCGTGTGGGAGGAGCCGGAGCCCGTGTGGGAGGGACGGGAGCCCGTGTGGGAGGAGCGGGAGCCCGTGTGGGAGCGGCGGGAGCCCGTGTGGGAGGGGCGGGAGCCCGTGTGGGAGGAGCCGGAGCCCGTGTGGGAGGGGCGGGAGCCCGTGTGGGAGGAGCCGGAGCCCGTGTGGGAGGGACGGGAGCCCGTGCGGGAGGGACGGGAGCCCGTGTGGGCGGGACGGGAACTCGTGTGGGCGGGCACAGGAGgtgggaggggctggagcccttGAATGAAAGGTCGGGAAGTGCTCGCACGTTTTTTGGATATCCTGTTGGGTTGTCCTTTGGAAGTTCTGTGGTGGTACCGCAGCTGCATTTCTGGGAATAAAGCAGCAAACTCTCATTCCGTGCTTTCTTTAGGCCCCTCAGGAAGCCGGGGAAGTgcttggtaattttttttttgggtgtcTTTAAATGTAGGAAAACACGTTTGGGTTAAGgtgctggaaagctgctttttaacCTGCTGTCCTGTGCCTGGTTCCTCTTGTTTCACACCAAAATTGTCTTTTGATAATTTCATTGGGAAACAACCCCAGTCCTGTGATACAGTGTCTGCCTGATCTCTTTTTCTGATGAATGTTCTTTACAAGCTACATGCCTATGACAGAAGTTCTGAGAAAGACCTCAACGTGCTTTTTGGCTTCTTTGTAGAACCCAGAATATATTTACAGCTTGTAAAGGGTTCTTTGTGTTccaatatattaatatttttggcTCTACATGAATTTtttggtaattttattttcttgcactTGCTGGATAAAATGCTTCAACAATGAGTGGAGCCAGCTGGCTCTTTGCCCTCTTGGGTTTAAATGGTTCCCTGACCTCTTTGGATTTGTCTGGAAATGGACTTGTGTAAACACCCTGGAAATAGTTAATGGGACTCTCACACCACTGGGCACTTATTATCCttattagaaaataaacacagaaaggtTTTGACTTCAGCTGAAGGGTTTATAGGCTGTGTGTTTGAATGTTTAATTGCTagacttttttaaagaaaaatccaaaggaTCTAGAGCCCTTAAATATTTGAGTATGAGAAGACTATATACATTTATTAGTCATTTTAGAAGTACTAAGAACCTCTGTTTGAGTAAGAGGAGAATGAAAACTCCTCCTGTAGTTCTAAAATAGCAATTAATACTGCTCTTCTGGGTCTCTGAAAATCATTAAAGTATCAACAAATGGAATATTTCACTTACATGCCATTTCTTGATTCTCTAATTGATAATTAGGGTAGCAATTAAATCAGCTGGGTCTCCTATCACACCCATAAATGCTTACTCATTGTCCTACTTAATTAACTCCTGCTGCTTAGTCACATTTATCTCAGGAACCTTCTTACTGCTTTGATGCTTTCCGTGAAAAAGATAATTTGTTAATGAAACAAATCTGTAGATTACTGTGTCAGGGTTTAAACTGCACTAGCATTTGTCAAGAGAGATGAAACTTATACTGACACTGTGAAAATAGAACTTTATAATGTTCAAGTCTTTTGTACTTACTTCTCAGATGAGGGAATGTAGTAAATGAGTAGTTAGTCTTAGGTCTTATTAGGCTCTTATGAGCACAGGGCAATATTAGAATTGTACAGTGAGAAAAAGTGAAATAGGATTTTAATGAGCTAATAATGATACTGACTGACAGGAATACAGGTCTATTGAGATTCCAGAGTCTTTTGTGGAAAGTCTGGATCTTGTAGCTACATACAACAGCATTTGTCATCATGTGACAAATGTTGAAGTAGATCCTACATCACTCAATGTATCATCTTTAAATAGAATCAAGTCTCAATACTTGGTGCCTTTTAAGATGGGTAAATTCTATCTGGATGTGGCCATAAATGCTGGAATTCCAATTCTTCCTGTCATCTTCTAATTAGGAATTATTGAGCTGTTCAGTAGTGCCGCTGTTGAACAAGAACTCACAACTGTTCTTCAAGAATTTACAACCTGTCCATAACTTGAGAGTTGCAGATTAATATCTGGAGTTTGGGGTACCTTTCACCTGTGTCAGGCATCGCCCTGCCCCTGGGGAAGCAGTTTGGGTTTCTTACAGCCCCTATACTCCCTTTTCTCGGCCAAAGCAGTGCTTATGGTGCTGTGTCCTAATGTAGGCTGGGTGCTGATAGGGATTAAAACTAACCAAGGGGAAAATGAGATGCGTTAATGCAAATACAGTTTTCTGTGTAGCTGTACAAATGCTTCCACCAGCACATGATGGGGCAATGcaggagggcagtgctggatgCTAGGTCCAGGTCTTTGCAAAGTTTTAGGATGCTGTGTTGACACAAACACAGGTGGTATTGCTCTGTGAAATAAGTCAGGGAACCAAATAAGCTTAAATAGGCTCTACAGAAAATCAGCTCACTGTTTTAATCTCTTCCACAGAATGGATCCACAAGCACTTGTGCTTCTGCATGGCATCAGACAGaacagagacaggaaaagatGATGTGAGCTGAAAAGAGCAACACAGGGTAGGTGGATATCTTAATCTTCTACTGCTGCTGAAGACTCTGTATAATGCAATTTTGGCTGTGTTAATGTTTGCATTCTTCAAAATTCAAgttaatttttggttttctggaAATCTTGTGTGTGTACCCTGATAAAAGAATATTAAGGCTTTGTATATTGCTTGTTTATGGAGAAAGTATCCAGATGAGTACACAAAAGCTTTCTGTGTCCTAGTCTGAAATGACTTGAAGGAAACAAACCTGTTCTCTTTTGAGTTCTATCTAAGGATTTGTGAGTGTTGTTTATGGACATCTCCACTCCCGCAGAATGTGCTGAGATTTGAGTCTGCATGATACTTGGATTCAAGTGCTAAAGAATTGTTGCTAAATCACGCTTTGAATTGTGTACCTGTTTTGTGAACACTTGCGACACAAACTAGCAAAGGTCTGGTTTAATGGAAACTGGTTTTCTTGTGGAGATCATGGTTACACAGAGTAATTCTTTCTTcatgggagcagctctggcacaggggGCTGATGGATGTTTATATAGCCATTTGTGTATTTATGCTTAGGCTTTTGCATTGAAAATGTTTACCAAAAAATATTAGTTAGTACTGGCGGTTTTGTGTTTGCTGCTCCACAGTTTGCAATATGAGGTGTGGAAGTCTAAAAGAGGACTATTTGACCATAACTTCAGTGTCTTTTTGTAATGTTTTTGCATAATATTTCAGATGTAGGCAGCCTGAGACTGCCTTGTTATGATTACTGTGATTTAAGTAATGAAGTCCCATTGACACAGACTctggtttcatttaaaaaaaaccctgctaaAGTCTATCACATCAAGAATATGTTAATTGGAGTTCCTGAATTTCCATTCATGAACGTAACCTAGCAGCCTGGTTAGAACCATTATATGTTGTGGCAAAATTTAGAACTCTCGTCTTATTGTGGCTGTAATTATCCAGTGGCTTTCGAAACAGTGAGGGCATGTTTGTTTTCCCAATGATAATACGTTCCTTTTTTATCCATAAAATGGCACTTACAGCTACAGCTTTATGCAGATTTCTGTGCTTGAAAAATTCAGTAATTCCTGgagttttatttggttttgagCAGATTCATTCCTTTTTGTTCAAACTAAAGATTTAAGTGAGAGACTGCTTTATACTAAACCCGATGGATGCACTTACATTTGTCGCACTTGATGGAAGAAGTATAGGTGCCCtccaaacaaaattatttgttctGTGGATATGGAGATCTCTGTCACTTTCAAATTAGAGAAGGTGTTTGCATTAAACTCCTTGAGTACCAGGCATTGTCTCAGAGCACAGCTCCCCAGTTGAGCAGAGAGCTTGCAGAATGCTGCCATGATGCACTTTCAAAGAATATGGCCACCACTTGTAGCCACTGGAAAAATTTCTTGTAAATGCCAATGTGCAACACTTAACAGAACTCTCCTGCTGATAGGAGAAGTACCTAGGCACCATATGAattaaagatggaaaagaaacaatttaaaattttgttgcaTTGTATAAACTGGAATCAAACTCTTCATGGTCTTTGAAAGTATTTTGTGTTTCAATACAGTGCATGTTTCAAATCAGAAAgcatctccttttttcctttttcctgaaagGCAGGGGGTCTGGGACATTTTAATCGCTTTCATATCCTACTCTGCAAATATAGTATTTCTGCACAATAGTTTCTTTGCATGAGAATTGCTTAAATGATTCAAAAAGgattgaaaaatatatttcaagttttaattttatgcaCAAAACATTAATGAGCAGTGCCCCTTAGAGACTTGCTGTCAGTTTAACATATTCACAATAATCTCAACACAGATGTTATCCCATCTAAATCCTTTTAGAGGGAAGAAACCAGTAATTTTTCCTTAGAGAATGTCAGAAAATATGTTATTgttgaaaattacattttgatCCCAGAATGCTATGTAAAAAATCATTGCTAGGAAGAATAAATAGCACATTGTTTCTGAGGTAAAATGCATGTGAAACTTTCTTGAGCCTCCTGTAAGTTTCAGAACAAGTGAATGTTCCGTTAGTCCCATGTAATTTCCCTTGAGGGTGACTGCAGGCAGTGATGGGATATCGGCATCTAATTGTGTTCTAATTTAAAAGGATATTTGTTTTAAGTTCAGGTTTCTCTATTTGTAGCCATCACATGATGAACTTATTGTCTCTTTTGGAtacattttcctctgcattcTCTGAgcatataaattaaaatacttgctAGAAAGTACATACTTGAAATGACAGTTTTTGTTGGAAAATACTTTAAGTactctttctgttctgtgttctgtgatatgcctgtgttttcttctttttcttgggTGTACTCATGTTGTATTCTGCTGGCTTGGTCTTGCCTGAGAACAGTTCTGACAGTGGATTTATAAAAATGATAAGATTGTAAATACTACGTTGCTCAGTAttgaggaaatattttctgttccaCTTAATCTTTACTGGGGTTGATCTCCAGTGGAGAAGCTGTAGCCAGTTCCCTGGATAGACCCCAGCCATATGGGAGTGGTGCGTAGGTAATGTGAAAGAGGACATTTGGGAAAGTGTTGGATGACTCAAAGAAATGGTTCTGCAATTTTCCCAGGTTCTAGGAACGCTTCTAGGACTGCATAAATAAAAGAATCATAGTTGGGAGTGAGTGGAGTGCACAGTGCACCATCAATTCTGTGCAGAGATAGCTGGTTGGAATAAGTTCCATCAGGTTTTTCAGAAGCTGtttggaagaggaggagggtgaAACATGAGGCTGCAGTTCACCCATGACCAAAAGCAGGAGAATTGCCAGTTCCAGTCAAAGAAATGTTTCAACCGCTTCTTGGGAGAGAAACAGCTCCTACAGCCACTTTATGGGTACTTTGACAGAAGTAAAGGTTGCAGTTACGTAACACACAAAGTGGGATCTTGGTTTCAAGTCTATTTTATGAGCACTGATGCACAGAACGGCAGGGATGATGACTTGGTGAAACTTGAGGATACTGCAGTGGAATATCCtttatgaaaatgtatttattttgcaaaagcaGATATCTTGATCTCaaacagcttttaatttctctacTTTGCCATTaagaacagcacagagaaaatctCTGTTTAGATGATGATAGAAAATAGCTGCAAAACTGtaagcaaacacaaaaaagacAATTTCCAAACATTTGCTTTAAATAGGATATATTTTACTTGAAGTAACAAGCCTGGAAAATGAAATTCTGTTCTGTTGTAGaatacaaagagaaagaaatgcattcAGCAGCAATTTGTTGTTTTAATAGCAGCTATGGGATGTCTTGGGATTTAAATTATTCACACTGTCATACTTGTGTCTAGGTTCATCCTATTTTATACTTAGTTGCACTCAAAATGCTCAGTTTTTAGATGTATGCACTATAGGTAATGCTGCCATAGTGAAAAATGGGTGTACAGTGCTGTAGTAGGAAAAAGACAACATAAATCTCTTTTCCCAATATCAGTAGTATTGATATTGGGAAAATATAGCATGTTGGTATTAAATTTAGGTTAggattttgttgcttttgtttatcctgaaagtataaaatattttttgttcattaggggatttggaaaaaaagatttattgtTATTAATTACTTTATGCAAGGTTTGGTAGCTTTCTTTGATCAGATTTTCTGCTCCTTATGTAAACTGCACCTTTAAAATTAACATGAACAGGTTCATTCCTGTaaggaaaatcagtttttaaatagGTGGTGGAATATGATATATGcaataaaaaggcaaatgatGAAGCACCTTAATGTATCTATAGACTTTGGTTTAATAGTTCTTTGACTAACCTGGATTATGACATATAATTTGACACGTAAGCATCCCAATTAAATCAAAACTTCTTTTAGTAGCATCTTAAATAGTACCCACTCATGCAGACTTTCACATTAAAGTAATTATGGGGGAGGGGAGAGTTgtaagaacagaaagaaagttTACTCTTCCTCTTTATagtgaaaacaaatgtgtttttctccaGAATCTGCCAAGCCTGTGTTTTAATGATTTAACAGATGGAGTTGGCACATGTGAACCTGGAAGATGCATCTGTCTGATTTTT belongs to Corvus moneduloides isolate bCorMon1 chromosome 17, bCorMon1.pri, whole genome shotgun sequence and includes:
- the C17H20orf85 gene encoding uncharacterized protein C20orf85 homolog isoform X2 gives rise to the protein MEACNFIAQDDNWKKRVESEGDAAKRWADKWGFLKTPLEELIGDEKKEDAKPKIQLPDHLQVRPVTPVEKYIKVLPSPPVPKTTQGFIGWRSGVPGLALEHDYQIQSCKGTVCNMK
- the C17H20orf85 gene encoding uncharacterized protein C20orf85 homolog isoform X1, producing MEACNFIAQDDNWKKRVESEGDAAKRWADKWGFLKTPLEELIGDEKKEDAKPKIQLPDHLQVRPVTPVEKYIKVNFANRLILQKSYGWSFRTAHTEMLLDLIPSHQSQRWKQVSPTSATKDVFLQVLSWACDEITAEA